The Thermanaerovibrio acidaminovorans DSM 6589 genome contains a region encoding:
- a CDS encoding tRNA 2-thiocytidine(32) synthetase TtcA encodes MSDENTPSPSRNIRHQVGKAVHLFSMIAPGDRIMIGLSGGKDSMLLSICLRELQRRSPVRFHLMTCFIDPTGGEMDPAPFEEFSANIGVPFVLIRHDTFKIIEGRGERNPCSLCANLRRGILASAARERGCNAIALGHHLDDAVETAMMNLLMAGRFRSFEPAMTMSRSNVKVIRPLVLLRESAIEAEVRRLGLKTMAPPCPFGRVTQRTRVKGLIREIESEVPDVTGNILNALTSIPRPLGWGREG; translated from the coding sequence ATGTCTGACGAGAACACCCCATCTCCATCCAGGAACATAAGACACCAGGTGGGCAAGGCGGTCCACCTTTTCTCCATGATAGCCCCAGGAGACAGGATAATGATAGGCCTGTCGGGGGGGAAGGACAGCATGCTGCTATCCATCTGCCTCCGGGAGCTTCAGCGCCGGAGCCCGGTGAGGTTCCACCTCATGACCTGCTTCATCGACCCCACCGGGGGGGAGATGGACCCCGCCCCCTTTGAGGAGTTCTCGGCTAATATAGGGGTACCCTTCGTGCTCATCCGACACGACACGTTCAAGATAATAGAGGGGCGAGGGGAGAGGAACCCGTGCAGCCTGTGCGCCAACCTGAGGCGGGGCATATTGGCCTCGGCGGCCCGGGAGAGGGGTTGCAACGCCATAGCGCTGGGGCACCACCTGGACGACGCGGTGGAGACCGCCATGATGAACCTGCTGATGGCGGGCCGCTTCAGATCCTTCGAGCCCGCCATGACCATGTCCCGTTCCAACGTAAAGGTGATAAGGCCCCTGGTGTTACTGCGGGAATCCGCCATAGAGGCGGAGGTCCGCCGCCTGGGGTTGAAGACCATGGCCCCCCCCTGTCCCTTCGGGAGGGTAACCCAGCGAACCAGGGTCAAGGGGCTCATAAGGGAGATCGAGTCTGAGGTGCCGGACGTGACGGGCAACATACTAAACGCCCTTACGTCCATTCCACGTCCCCTGGGATGGGGGCGTGAGGGCTAG